CTTATTTTATGGAATGCCAAAACACTGAAAAGCTGTAACTTTTCTAAGATTAATACAGGCAGGTATTAGTAGCACTTGTTTCCTGACTCGCAGTCTGGTGCTTTTAGTTAAAACTGCTCAAATGTTATCATGTCAACAGtaccaaaaataaaacacacgCACATTAATAAACCAGTTTTCCATCTCAACAAATCACCAAGTTCAATGTTCCAGATTTTTTTCTAGAACGTGTCCATCGTGACGCCTTGTTTACTATAGGAACTGCAGTAATACAATTTTGAACTTTTTaagaatcttttaaatttttcagcCAGGTTTTACAATTGGATGACTAAATTACATAAAGTCCAAAATACTCCCATTTATGTCATAATTTTAAATGCCTGACTCAATTCCAGGATCCTCTATCCTGGTTCTCAAAGGATGTTTTACAGATTTTTGGGGGGGCAATCTCTGTTACATTTTGAGTCTACAAAGTTAATACTGCtccataataataatactaagctattatttatcatttttcctCTCATTCTCTCACTAGTGTAGATAATGCTTTCTAGAGCCTCCATGACCTGAGATTCCAGCATTGAATACAGAGGCAGATGATGAGGATCTAGCTACCTTCTAGGAGCCAGACATTAGACttgcaaaaacataaaaaaataccaCACTTCtcaataaactttattttacattggaaacAACATATAGTGATCATTCctgaaacatgtttttctttttaacctataATTGACTTGAtcctttttttaatatgttaataaatacatttaaaaagttcTCAGTTTAATCTTTAATGCCACATATACTGATAGATATAACCCAAATGAGCAAAAGCACTTTTCTGTCCTCAATAATTTTTTATGTGTCTAAATGCATCCTGAGGCCAAAAAGCTGGAAAGCACTGCTCTCCTCACTGAACCTGAACTTTGAGACCCACTTGGTCCAACGCTTATCTGCTCATCTGGGACCTTAAACCTTAGGCCACACCCAATAACAAAGTACTGACTCCTTGTTTATTGTAGGGACACCtgagccaggccaggccaggccaggcccagATGCATTCTTGTCCTTCATCCTCCTTCATCCTAGATCATCCTGAATCTAGGCCTGTGGAGCTTTACTGTGTGCTCTGGAAATCCTGGGGGTGGACCTTCTGTCTTACTTCCTCCATCTCTGACCTCCATTCCTGGCTCCCTGCCCTTCTTACATCCAGTATGTCCCGTTGTCCTTGCCCCAGATCCACAGTGAAAGTgcaagtgcaagtcgctcagtcgtgtctgactctttgtgaccccatggactttacagtccatggaattctccaggccagaatactggagtgggtagcctttcccttctccaggggattttcccaaccccaggatcaaacccagatctcccgcattgcgggtggattctttaccggctgagccataagggaagtccaagaatactgcagtgggtagcctttcccttctccaggggattttcccaaccccaggatcaaacccaggtctccctcattgcgggtggattctttaccaactgagctattagggaatccCCAGATCCGCAATACCTGATGTCAATTCCAGTCTCGGGCTGAATGCGTCATCCAGTGTTAAAGCAGCTGGTTCTCTGCTGTCACTTTCTCACACTTACTTGTTGGTTGGGAGCCATGTGGCAGTACTTAGTGAGCCTGAGACTGGCCCCTGCCCCATGGTTACATGCAACAAGCTACTAAAGCAATAGCCTAATGAGGGAGACACATGCTCTGGGGCTTGAAGACATGTCTAGGGGAACCCCGGGGGAGATTCTCCTGTGACCAGAAGGAAGGAGGGTGGTATTCCTCCAGGCGGTGCTGTCGTAGAGGTGGCCTGAGTTTCCCTACCTGGCTGTGAGACCAGGGAACTGGCGGTTGTGGTGGGTCTTTGCCCTGTGAAGGACCAGGCCCCCCTCAGGCACTGTGACCCCTTGGGCCCCTCTAAACGATGGACAGATAAAGAGGGCGCTGTCATCGGAACCCAGCCTGAAGAAGGGCCTCAGGGGCCCAGAGAAGGGTGAACGTGGACATGTGTAGATGTGTGACCTGTCCATCATGTTATAGAAGGACACATCTCCAGCTTCGTAGTCCAGGAAGACGCCCACCCGGTGAAGGTGCCCTTTCAGGGGGAGAATCTTCTCTGGAGAGGAGAGGGCGCGGTATTGGTTCTCAAACATCTCCAGGGTCCAGAAGCCATTCTGAGGAACCAGGAGGGCCtcccctttcctctcaacattgtCTCTACAAACCCCCACAGCCCACACCATCACGTTTTTGACTTCTACCTCCCAGTAATGTCTCCCTGAGGAGTAGCTCTCCAGGCCCAGGACACAAGGCCGACAGTCGAATCTCTCCGGGTTGTCAGGCACGCTCTGCCTGGAAGGGCCCCTTCTCACACTTCTCCGGTCCTCTGACAGGAAGAGCTCGGGATGAGAGGTGTCTGGGTCCAGGACCACATCAGCTGCAGAGGAAATCTCAGATTTAGGCCTGGGATCTCACAAGACTGTGAGATCCTGAGACCAGGACCTGACTCCTGGTCCCCTGAGAGATCCCAGAAagcatagggaagatcccctgggtaacAGCCTTTTCCATGAAAGCCCCTTGACCCCAGATCCCAGGGAGCTCACAGATAGAACTGAATTACTGAGTCTGCACTCCTCTCTCTTGAGTGGCAAGAGGGCTGCCTCAGGTAGAGGAGGACTGGGGCtctaagaaatacagaaaattcagCCAATGAGCTGAAATGAATGGCTCCCACTTTCAAAGTTTTCAGATCTGTCAGCTTTTCTATTCAAGATATATGATCTCTGGGGCTCGAGTTAGAATAAAATTTCCCACTTGGCTTAAACTAGCAAAGAGGATccatcctcttcccctcccccaattAAGCAAATAAGGCCAATTTTTCCCTATACAGATAAGGGTGATAAAGGGTCCCTACGTGGTCCTCTGTGTCCTACTGGTTTAACCCACGGACAACTGATTTAAATGACTAACAAGAGCACCCTTCAGAGGCTAAAAAAGGAAGATAATGTCCCCCAAAATCATCCTGCTGCCTGAGACGTAAGTATGGCAAAAGGTAGGGGAAACTATATCCATCCATTTTGCTTTAATAATATAGGTGTGATGACTACAGTTATGACCTGTCCGGATATAAGAAATGTTTCAGACCCCTGACATTCTGCAGCCATCTCTGCAGTTACTTTTGGGCAGTTACTATTAGTCAGTCTACATCTAATACAAAACAATTGTGTTAaagtgattttcttctttctccaaatTTATATGTCTGACGGTGataattttgaaatttgaaaGAGGAAACGTCTGAGTGCTGTGGGATCCAGCAAAGGCTGTATTCTTTGATGCTCCTGAGCAGAAGGTGACAAATCATAAAACTCAAAAGTGCTCACTGGGACCAGGTCATTGGACCCTGTGCTTTCCCTCTTGCTCACAACCCCTCCCCTATACACAGAATATCAGTGCTCTCTTGGAGCAGGAAGGCATTTCTGGCCTCTACACACCCCCGAGCCAGGCCTGGGAAGTTCATTGCCTTTCCCACACATGGCTCTTCCACTGTGTAGTCTATATACCATCTCCCACATTAGAGGCAGCTAAGCCAGTATCGTCTTCTTTCAAATTAATCAGGACTCAGAGAACAACGGCTACTAAAATGTAACTTTTGGGGGGCTCTTCTATGTTTGGTTTTCTGGGTTTTGGCAGCTTCAGTGTTTATgcgtccttggtggctcagacagtaaagaatctgcttgcaatgcaggagacccgggttcgatctctgggtcaggaagatcccctgaagaaggaaatggcaacccactccagtattcttgcctggaaaattccacggacagaggagcctggcgggctatgcccaagggatcgcagagtcggatacgactgagcgacttccctcaCTCACTGTGTATGGTAGACCTTTGGTGATCatggatgctgctgctgcggctaagttgcttcagtggtgtctgactctgtgcaatcccatagacggcagcccaccaggctcccctgtccctgggattctccaggcaagaacactggagtgggttgccatttccttctccaatgcatgaaagtgaaaagtgaaagtgaccttgctcagtcgtgtccaactcgtagtgaccccatggactgcagtctaccaggctcctccatccatgggattttccaggaaagagtactggagtagggtgccattgccttctccggatcaTGGATGAAATTATTCTAAAAAGGATAGGATGGTCAGAAGTAAACTATAGAATTGGTTAAGACCTATGGAGTATCCCTGACAGCAGAGATAGAATCCAGCACTGGGTGGGATCCTGCTAATGCACTGATCCCAGGCTCCCGCTTCTCCAGCCAGGCTTGGGCCCCCTTGCTCCTCTAATGTATCCTGTTGGCTGCCTGGTGGGGAGAAAGCTCAGGATCTCAGGGAATGTTAGAGGCGCTCACCCGCATGTAAGAGGCTTCTTCTCCATCCTGCAATGGGACAGGCAGAGAGACGAACTTCATGAGATAATGGCTAACCGAGCAGAATTCAAATCATTCAGGGAGGAGTTCAGGAAATGCTAAACTTACGCAATTCTTCTTGAAGTTgctctgaaaaagaaatagaaacaaatgaatgTCTTTAAGAGAAGAACTAAGAAAATCTGAGATTGTCTTAAATAATGAAAAGTTGATCTTTTCTATGAATACCACCATCCTCCTCCCCCACTGCCTAGAGAACTGTCAAGATACCAGAAATGATATATGATCAGGTGGCTAGATACTATCAGTACTTATTTAGATTTGCTTTTGTTCAACAACATAGGGCAGGTGAATGGATGCAGCATTTGCAGAGTGGAAGAAAGTCAGGTCTGAGGGATTCATTACTAGGATGTGAGAGTTCCAAGCCCTTGCTGCTGCTTTTATTCATGCCCTCTCTGTTTCCCAGGCTTTTAGCTGTCCGAGTTGTGTCCTTTATGACAGTGAACTGTCCTCCTACTCTTTTACCTTTTGTTTggagttctttctctttttcctcacgTTCTTTCTTCAGTTCCTTACGTgcaatttctttctcttcattttcagcctctttttgCATGGACAGAATCTTTTTTTCCAGCTGGAGTTTCTTGATGAGATAGATGCTCCCAGCAATGAGGAGAAGCAGAGAGGGCAGGATGACAGCCAGGGCCACCATCCAGGGAGATGTTCTGGGAATAAAGGATTCTGAAAAGGGAGCCCCAAAATTCCATTTAGGATTTTGAGAAAAAGGAGCTCCAGAATGAGAGCCCCTCAGCACAGATCTGAAGAGCTCTTTCAGGCCCCTGCTCCACCAGCTTCTCTCTGAGAAACCCCAGGGAGGGAAAGAAACTTCGACTCTGCACTGGCTCACCCCACAGTGATTGCCAGGATTGGGGGCTCAGCAGACAAAAAAGCAAGTAACACCTTGAATCACCATGGGTGGGACCAGGCTGACTAAAAGCTAACCAGCCATATAGAATCAGCACAGCC
This genomic stretch from Dama dama isolate Ldn47 chromosome 7, ASM3311817v1, whole genome shotgun sequence harbors:
- the LOC133059812 gene encoding butyrophilin subfamily 2 member A1-like isoform X1; translated protein: MLMEPVASLYFSLPGFLLFFHLLSSFAPVSVQFTVLGPADPILTMVGEDATLRCHLSPEKNAEDMEVRWFRTQFSPAVFVYKGRRERTEEQMEEYRGRTTFVSEAISKGSVGLIIHNVTAHENGIYRCYFQEGRSYDEAIVLLTVAGLGSKPVIEMKGHEDGGIRLECTSAGWYPKPRAVWRDPHGETMPPLEEAYTVSADGLFLVTMAVIIRDHSVRNMSCSVNNTLLNQEKETVIFIPESFIPRTSPWMVALAVILPSLLLLIAGSIYLIKKLQLEKKILSMQKEAENEEKEIARKELKKEREEKEKELQTKEQLQEELRWRRSLLHAADVVLDPDTSHPELFLSEDRRSVRRGPSRQSVPDNPERFDCRPCVLGLESYSSGRHYWEVEVKNVMVWAVGVCRDNVERKGEALLVPQNGFWTLEMFENQYRALSSPEKILPLKGHLHRVGVFLDYEAGDVSFYNMMDRSHIYTCPRSPFSGPLRPFFRLGSDDSALFICPSFRGAQGVTVPEGGLVLHRAKTHHNRQFPGLTAR
- the LOC133059812 gene encoding butyrophilin subfamily 2 member A1-like isoform X2, with protein sequence MVGEDATLRCHLSPEKNAEDMEVRWFRTQFSPAVFVYKGRRERTEEQMEEYRGRTTFVSEAISKGSVGLIIHNVTAHENGIYRCYFQEGRSYDEAIVLLTVAGLGSKPVIEMKGHEDGGIRLECTSAGWYPKPRAVWRDPHGETMPPLEEAYTVSADGLFLVTMAVIIRDHSVRNMSCSVNNTLLNQEKETVIFIPESFIPRTSPWMVALAVILPSLLLLIAGSIYLIKKLQLEKKILSMQKEAENEEKEIARKELKKEREEKEKELQTKEQLQEELRWRRSLLHAADVVLDPDTSHPELFLSEDRRSVRRGPSRQSVPDNPERFDCRPCVLGLESYSSGRHYWEVEVKNVMVWAVGVCRDNVERKGEALLVPQNGFWTLEMFENQYRALSSPEKILPLKGHLHRVGVFLDYEAGDVSFYNMMDRSHIYTCPRSPFSGPLRPFFRLGSDDSALFICPSFRGAQGVTVPEGGLVLHRAKTHHNRQFPGLTAR